gttatctttctttgtccagaatcaacttaaatctttgttatatacaatatacaatgtatattcactttttactaccaactgataaattaaaataatctttaccattcagtgataacaagcagtttttttacatcttaatattttatgatatatttaaatgagtagttattgttgcaaactccattagaaattttaattgagattagttttggaataagggaaagggggatgtgattaaaaaaattgggttcaatttttctcatttgaaatttcataaataaaaaagaaaatttcttcaaacatttttttgagaggattaatattcaacagcatagtgaattgctctaagagaaacaaaaattttaagttcattagaacacattcattctgtgtcagaaacctatgctgtgtcaactatttaatcacaatccaaatttagagctgaatccagcttgaatgttgtgtccatacttgccctaaccgttcagggttcaacctctgcggtcgtataaagctacgccctgcggagcatctggttgtgattttgtctttttttctactactatggtatatacatgtacaataggtcaactatataatttgtatggaaatattttaggATAAACATGTCAGTGTGGcaggttttattttaatttgacctctttttcacAATTCAttgctttttgtgttttggtctgtttttcttcaCATAAGCAATACGTCAAGTATATTTGTTATAGGGAAGGATTGTATGGTGTATATTAATGTCtagcaggtatcatctgacctttaccttgTTTTTATGGttaattggtcaatgttaagtttgtttcttagatactataccAATAGGTCAACTAGATTGATTATGATGTGTACATGTTTTTCCAGcatagttcatctgaccttgacctcattttcattgttcattggtccATGTTTAGTTTCCCatgttaagtctgtttcttaaaaaatataattataaggtGTATTtaataattgtaaggtgtgcatgtatCTCCCGTTTGGTTAATCTGAcaatgacctcattttcttggatcatgctaagtttatgtgatacttgtagaagtaaaactttatatttaggactatcaacataaaattaaTGGTCAGTAAAAAAGGCAAGActtttcagtgtgtgcactcttgtcataAAACTGAATAACCTTTACCATATCCTATGACCCAAGTCTTGAGTTTCAAGGTCAGAAGTCCTGCAATTCATGAAACAAAATTCcctttaaaatttgacaaaattcaaAGCAATCGAATAGTGTCCTTTTCGTACAATTCTTTTTCTCACATTTTGGGGCCTAAAACAAATTTCTAACCAAGGGTCCTATGTAAAACATAAAGTGTTAGGTTATCCTGTTAATTTGATAGTACTACTAACAGTTCTCTTACAGCTTTATTATTTCAACAATATTAAAATATGCATAAAATGAGTTGTTGGGTACACATTAATTGAGATACAAACAAAATTAAGATAAGACAATATAGTCTTCAACTTCAATTTTTCACACTTTAATATATTCTACTCTCTGCATTGAATAACTCATGGTAAACTAACTTAAAGTAGAAAACATCATTGATCACAAGTAGTACCTATCAAACTAACTTCAGCAGAAACCTCATTAATATTGAGAATTTATAACTCATTTAAATTCACTGGACCATGATCTACAGGGCAGGGCCTCACAATAGTTTTCAAACCAATATGTACTAATAGTAATGAAACTTCATTCAAACATTGAATTTTTAAGCAAAGAACTTAAACAATTTGAAGACCCCATCACTGCTGCCTGAAAATTATTACCTATGTCCCACCTTCCGTGGCTCATAGAAATAATATCAAACCCTCTCATACATTTTTACCTGGAATAGGTATAAAGTCAGACTCAGGAATATAATTCATCTTAATATTAAGCTAATTCTAAACACttcttcaaaatatttaatattgcaaagttaaaaaaatacaaaactgtttTGATTTAATGCACAAATAaagaaatgatacatgtatattcattgcAAAAATATATTCTCTCAATTTTGTATAATTATTATGTCAATTTTTCCTAAAAATCCCCAAATCACAATAGTTTTGCAATTGTACTACCAGTAGACATTATGGATACAAATTATAAATGCatgaataaatttacaaaaaataatgataaatgacTGCCTTTagtttgaaatttcaaataaacTCCTAAATCTCTTTTTTTCATGAGAAATCAAAATgtttgaaatgaaatgaaattaataaacAGTGTACTACACTGTCATTTAAACAACAATATTCATACAAAGAATGAAGACTAGATTTACATCTATTTATGATGCTGCGGTCAAAGATGAATTTGATGATATGCTTGTATTTATCGGAAAATCAACAAAGTATCCTTCATCTTGATAAAGTTTATAGAGTTCATCTTGTTCTCTTACTCTGTAAACTAGTGTTTTATCCTGGTAGTAACTGTCattcatttcaatattttcaataacatCCACCAATAAATGAGCTCTGTCAGCATCAAAGCCAGGAGATTCTAAGTTGATATGATTAAAATGAACATGTAGATGATAATATGAAGGTTGGTAATGGATGTATATTCGAAGTTTGGACTTTGGTATACCATATTCTTGGTTGATCACATCCTGAAAATACAGACATATCAGTATCAACTAAAAAATTAAGGTGATTACTCATGTTGTGTTGGTCTAAACTAAATTGGCCTAAGACATCAAATGGGTGTGTCAACATTTCTCTTTGAAGATGTGAGTCAAACTTTAgattatttttatagttttattcaCCATTACTTAATCATACTTTTAAAATGCTTTCAAATCAAAACAGATTTAGATGaggagttgtcccattggcactcttaccacatctttttatatctataaacaaaGAGGTTCACCATGTGATCAATCTGGTGATTTTTTAAAACATGGCAATTTGCAGGTTTCAAgatattatgttatttatatctgtcatgtgacttccatTACCACATGACCAAAATGTATGCATCTTTACTTCCAACACATGTTTAGCAAACATGTGAAAAAAGAAGATGCTATACTGCACCAAATattcaacatattaaaatctAATTAGTTGGTCATCGAAATTCAGTCACAACTGAATCAAGATTacatatttatagaaaataattaaaataattaattttgagACACCACTGCAGAATGACATTCCAAAAAatatgcttgaaaatttatatgtCAGAGATACATGCATGTCTTTCATCTGGGAAATGATATCTAGCATAATAAGGGTGTGTATATTTGTTGATCTTTTCCAGTGAAAGACATGATTCAAGAAACAGCCTCCATCAGTGGCATAAAAATTATTCCAAActattaaaacataaaagtatTACTTACTGCACCTTCCTCCAATATGTTGTTTAACAGAGGTAAATGGGATTTGTTCAGATCCCTGACTGACTTGAGTCCATGCTTATGTACAATGGCTTGAAGATATAGACTATTTAAGTCCTTGCCATCCCATTTCATGTCTGGTAATAGGATAAACCCTGTATCTGGATCTGCATTTTCAAACACAATTCTGTCTGCTTCTTTCTTCTTTTCTAAGATATTATACACccactaaaataaaaaaaatatatacaaatcatttaaattcaCATCCTAACATGtctaaaattatttcaaaataattatgcaAGTAAAaaggcattagctgtcaaattctcatatttgatttataccatactaaaacatatatatccaaattacaaaaagtcTAAAATATACCCTTAGCAATGCATGGACTCAATGATATGGGGTGCAGGacatttaagcaaaaaatttaaaactactaggggacatttgAGCCCCGACATGCATTAGAACCTATTTTACCGCCGGATTAATC
This sequence is a window from Mytilus edulis chromosome 1, xbMytEdul2.2, whole genome shotgun sequence. Protein-coding genes within it:
- the LOC139481987 gene encoding m7GpppX diphosphatase-like, giving the protein MFMEVNMEKESPEKAKKRKIDDDGDGEKAREESESFNGFKVKAVINENARQKYLFLHCTKNDEDAVVLLEKTPFDSSMTDQILSDNTKIRQTLQNDIYHTYSALLPENLNGVKATVICPASEKHIKKYTEQESFVIQETAELYTKVTLPYLEKNAFSTKWVYNILEKKKEADRIVFENADPDTGFILLPDMKWDGKDLNSLYLQAIVHKHGLKSVRDLNKSHLPLLNNILEEGADVINQEYGIPKSKLRIYIHYQPSYYHLHVHFNHINLESPGFDADRAHLLVDVIENIEMNDSYYQDKTLVYRVREQDELYKLYQDEGYFVDFPINTSISSNSSLTAAS